A stretch of Vigna angularis cultivar LongXiaoDou No.4 chromosome 4, ASM1680809v1, whole genome shotgun sequence DNA encodes these proteins:
- the LOC108321853 gene encoding leucine-rich repeat receptor-like serine/threonine-protein kinase SKM1 — protein MAKGSSETKSMTFICLFLFMLNFHSSHGDPKEVQILLSFKASIDDPLHFLSNWETSSATLCRWHGITCDNNVNSSHVNAVMLSGKNMTGEVSSIFQLPYVANIDLSNNQFVGEITFNYSLNSLSLLRYLNLSNNNFTGSLPQPLFSVLFSNLETLDLSNNMFSGNIPHQIGLLSSLRYLDLGGNVLVGKIPNSITNMTTLQYLTLASNQLVDKIPQEIGQMKSLKWIYLGYNNLSGEIPISIGELLSLNHLDLVYNNLTGPIPQSLGHLTELQYLFLYQNKLSGPIPQSIFELKKLISLDLSDNSLSGLISERVVQLQRLEILHLFSNNFTGKIPKGVAFLPRLQVLQLWSNGLIGEIPEELGKHSNLTVLDLSTNNLAGKIPDNICHSGSLFKLILFSNYFEGEIPKSLTSCRSLRRVRLQNNKFSGKLPPELTTLPQVYFLDISGNQLSGRINDRKWNMPSLQMLSLTNNNFSGELPTSFGTQILEDLDLSNNQFSGSIPLDYKSLSELVELKLSYNKLFGNIPEEICSCKKLVALDLSHNQLSGEIPMKFSEMPVLGLLDLSENQFSGEIPQDLGSAESLVQINISHNHFRGSLPSTGAFLAINASAITGNNLCDRDEDSSSGLPLCKSNNQNPTWLFVMLCFLLTLVAFAGASLLVFYVHKRKSFSEVRKVENQDGTWEVQFFCDKAAKLMKVENVFSTVKEGRVVSKGRNWVSYEGKCMENGMQFTVMEISELNSLSTSMWEETVKGGKVRHPNIFNLVGTCRCGKRGYLVYEHEEGKKLSEIVNSLSWKERCKIAVGVAKAIKFLHSHASSMVLVGEVAREIVRVDIKGVPRLKVTPPIMTCLDIKGITSSTYLAQEARERKNVTEKSEIYGLGVMLIELLTGRSGIDIEGGNGMHKTIVEWARYCYSDCHVDTWIDPVMKGGDALRDEKDMVEMMNLALHCTTTDPTARPCARDVVKALESFQRTSFC, from the exons ATGGCCAAAGGATCTTCAGAGACAAAATCCATGACATTTATATGCCTCTTCTTGTTCATGCTCAATTTCCACTCATCCCACGGAGATCCAAAAGAGGTTCAGATTTTATTATCCTTCAAAGCTTCCATCGATGACCCGCTTCACTTTCTCTCCAACTGGGAAACTTCCTCTGCCACTTTATGCAGGTGGCATGGCATCACCTGCGACAACAACGTTAACTCTTCCCACGTTAACGCTGTGATGCTCTCGGGAAAAAACATGACCGGCGAGGTCTCCTCTATTTTTCAACTTCCATACGTCGCAAACATCGACCTTTCCAATAACCAGTTTGTTGGGGAAATCACTTTTAACTACTCTCTCAATTCTCTGTCTCTACTTCGTTACCTTAACCTCAGCAACAACAACTTCACTGGTTCTTTGCCTCAACCATTGTTTTCCGTGCTTTTCTCAAACCTTGAAACTCTGGATCTCTCCAACAACATGTTTTCAGGGAACATACCTCACCAAATTGGATTGCTTTCCAGCCTAAGGTATCTTGATCTTGGAGGAAACGTTTTGGTAGGAAAGATTCCGAATTCCATCACCAACATGACCACTTTGCAGTACCTTACGTTGGCTTCAAACCAGTTAGTGGATAAGATACCACAAGAAATTGGCCAGATGAAGAGCTTGAAGTGGATTTACTTGGGCTACAACAACCTTTCAGGTGAGATACCAATTAGCATTGGAGAGTTACTCTCTTTGAATCATCTCGACCTTGTCTACAACAACCTCACTGGACCGATTCCTCAATCTCTCGGACACCTCACCGAGCTTCAATATCTCTTTCTTTATCAAAACAAACTGAGTGGTCCAATTCCCCAATCCATTTTCGAACTGAAAAAGCTCATTTCACTCGATCTAAGTGATAACTCTCTTTCGGGTTTGATTTCTGAGCGCGTGGTTCAGCTCCAGAGGCTGGAGATTCTCCACCTTTTCTCAAACAACTTCACTGGGAAGATTCCAAAGGGTGTTGCATTTTTGCCTCGGCTCCAGGTCCTTCAGCTATGGTCAAATGGATTAATAGGTGAGATTCCTGAGGAGCTTGGAAAACATAGCAACCTCACTGTGTTGGACCTCTCCACCAACAACCTCGCAGGGAAGATTCCAGATAACATATGCCACTCAGGTAGTCTTTTCAAGCTGATCCTCTTCTCCAACTATTTCGAAGGAGAAATCCCAAAGAGCTTAACCTCTTGCAGAAGCCTTCGCCGAGTGAGACTACAAAACAACAAGTTCTCGGGGAAATTACCACCGGAATTAACCACACTGCCTCAGGTATATTTCTTGGATATCTCTGGAAACCAACTTTCCGGAAGGATCAATGACAGAAAATGGAACATGCCGTCGCTTCAAATGCTCAGTTTGACCAACAACAACTTCTCAGGAGAACTCCCTACCTCTTTCGGGACACAAATTCTTGAGGACTTGGACTTATCAAACAACCAATTCTCAGGTTCTATTCCTCTAGATTATAAAAGCTTATCAGAGCTGGTGGAATTGAAGCTCAGCTATAACAAACTCTTCGGTAACATTCCAGAAGAAATTTGCTCGTGCAAGAAGCTTGTGGCCTTAGATTTGAGTCACAACCAGCTCAGTGGTGAAATTCCAATGAAATTCTCGGAGATGCCGGTTCTCGGTCTCCTTGACCTGTCAGAAAACCAATTCTCCGGCGAGATTCCGCAGGATTTGGGGAGCGCCGAGTCTCTCGTTCAGATCAACATTTCACACAACCATTTTCGTGGAAGTTTACCTTCTACCGGTGCTTTCCTCGCCATCAACGCCAGTGCAATCACCGGCAACAACCTTTGTGACCGTGATGAAGACTCTTCAAGCGGGTTGCCACTGTGCAAAAGCAATAACCAGAACCCAACTTGGCTCTTCGTCATGCTGTGTTTTCTACTAACACTGGTTGCGTTCGCAGGAGCTTCTTTACTCGTCTTTTATGTTCACAAGAGAAAGAGCTTCTCGGAAGTGCGAAAAGTGGAAAACCAAGACGGAACCTGGGAAGTGCAGTTCTTTTGTGACAAAGCAGCGAAGTTGATGAAGGTAGAAAACGTTTTCTCTACGGTTAAAGAGGGAAGAGTCGTGTCCAAAGGAAGGAACTGGGTTTCCTACGAAGGGAAGTGCATGGAGAATGGCATGCAGTTCACGGTGATGGAAATCAGTGAGTTGAATTCTCTTTCGACGAGTATGTGGGAAGAAACAGTGAAGGGTGGAAAGGTTCGTCACCccaatatcttcaatcttgttGGGACGTGTAGGTGTGGGAAGAGAGGGTACTTGGTGTACGAACACGAAGAGGGTAAGAAACTAAGCGAGATTGTGAACAGTTTGAGTTGGAAAGAGCGTTGCAAGATTGCTGTTGGCGTTGCAAAAGCGATTAAATTCCTGCATTCTCACGCTTCATCCATGGTTTTGGTGGGAGAGGTTGCAAGGGAGATAGTTAGGGTCGACATCAAAGGTGTCCCTCGCCTTAAGGTCACCCCTCCCATAATGACATGTTTGGATATCAAGGGTATCACTTCTTCGACATACCTTGCCCAAG AggcaagagaaaggaaaaatgtGACAGAGAAGAGTGAGATATATGGGTTGGGAGTTATGCTGATTGAACTATTGACGGGAAGGAGCGGCATAGACATAGAAGGAGGAAATGGCATGCACAAGACTATTGTGGAGTGGGCCCGATATTGCTACTCTGATTGTCATGTTGACACGTGGATTGATCCTGTGATGAAAGGTGGAGATGCATTGAGGGATGAGAAAGACATGGTTGAGATGATGAATCTAGCGCTGCACTGTACCACAACCGATCCCACTGCAAGGCCATGCGCAAGAGATGTAGTGAAAGCCCTAGAGAGTTTTCAGAGAACTAGTTTTTGTTGA